The following proteins come from a genomic window of Streptomyces sp. Sge12:
- a CDS encoding aldehyde dehydrogenase family protein: protein MTSTHAFWLAGRQATGEDSFDVHSPWDGRLVAAVSVPTDEQVEEAVAAAYAVTAEFSATPAHVRAAALDHVSKRLVERTEEIAQLISAENGKPVKWARGEVGRAVSVFRFAAEEARRFNGGEAQRLDTDAGGVGRLALTRRFVKGPVLGIAPFNFPLNLCAHKVAPAIAVGAPIILKPAPATPLSGLILGELLAETDLPAGSWSVLPVANDKMPALVKDERLPVISFTGSDTVGYAIQQSVPHKHCTLELGGNAAAVVLDDWSSEADLDWAATRIATFSNYQAGQSCISVQRVIADASVYDRLVEKVVEKVQAQVTGDPSDSATDVGPLVSEAAAQRVEAWVDEAVAGGAKLLTGGKRAGASYEPTVLAHVPDGVKLATEEVFGPVLTLKKVENTDEAFAAVNDSKFGLQAGVFTRNVQTAFRAHRELEVGGVIIGDAPSYRADQMPYGGVKQSGVGREGVRYAMDDYTYERVLVLTGLDI from the coding sequence ATGACTTCCACCCACGCCTTCTGGCTCGCCGGCCGCCAGGCCACCGGCGAGGACAGCTTCGACGTCCACTCCCCGTGGGACGGCCGACTGGTCGCCGCCGTCAGCGTGCCCACCGACGAGCAGGTCGAAGAGGCCGTGGCCGCGGCGTACGCCGTGACGGCGGAGTTCTCCGCGACCCCCGCCCACGTACGTGCCGCGGCGCTGGACCACGTGTCCAAGCGCCTGGTCGAGCGCACCGAGGAGATCGCCCAGCTGATCTCCGCCGAGAACGGCAAGCCCGTCAAGTGGGCCCGCGGTGAGGTCGGCCGTGCGGTGTCCGTGTTCCGCTTCGCCGCCGAAGAGGCCCGCCGGTTCAACGGCGGAGAGGCCCAGCGCCTGGACACCGACGCCGGTGGTGTCGGCCGTCTCGCGCTGACCCGCCGCTTCGTCAAGGGCCCGGTCCTCGGCATCGCGCCGTTCAACTTCCCGCTGAACCTGTGCGCCCACAAGGTGGCCCCGGCCATCGCCGTCGGCGCGCCGATCATCCTCAAGCCCGCTCCGGCCACGCCGCTGTCCGGGCTGATCCTGGGCGAGCTGCTCGCCGAGACCGACCTCCCGGCCGGTTCCTGGTCGGTCCTGCCGGTCGCCAACGACAAGATGCCGGCGCTGGTCAAGGACGAGCGTCTGCCCGTCATCTCCTTCACCGGTTCCGACACCGTCGGCTACGCCATCCAGCAGTCGGTGCCCCACAAGCACTGCACCCTGGAGCTCGGCGGCAACGCCGCGGCCGTGGTCCTGGACGACTGGTCCTCCGAGGCCGACCTCGACTGGGCCGCGACCCGTATCGCGACCTTCTCGAACTACCAGGCCGGTCAGTCCTGCATCTCCGTGCAGCGCGTGATCGCCGATGCCTCGGTCTACGACCGCCTCGTCGAGAAGGTCGTCGAGAAGGTCCAGGCGCAGGTCACCGGCGACCCGTCCGACTCCGCCACCGACGTCGGCCCCCTCGTCTCCGAGGCCGCCGCCCAGCGCGTCGAGGCCTGGGTCGACGAGGCCGTGGCCGGCGGAGCCAAGCTCCTCACCGGTGGCAAGCGCGCGGGTGCCTCGTACGAGCCCACCGTCCTGGCCCACGTGCCGGACGGCGTCAAGCTCGCCACCGAGGAGGTCTTCGGACCGGTCCTGACGCTGAAGAAGGTCGAGAACACCGACGAGGCCTTCGCCGCCGTCAACGACTCGAAGTTCGGCCTGCAGGCCGGCGTCTTCACCCGCAACGTCCAGACCGCGTTCCGGGCCCACCGCGAGCTCGAGGTCGGCGGTGTCATCATCGGCGACGCGCCGTCCTACCGCGCCGACCAGATGCCGTACGGCGGCGTCAAGCAGTCCGGTGTGGGCCGTGAGGGTGTCCGCTACGCGATGGACGACTACACGTACGAGCGGGTCCTGGTCCTGACCGGCCTCGACATCTGA
- a CDS encoding ATP-binding protein translates to MDTDGTHDGRATRSDRVPRPAGPPPPGLPPKPSHAPTAGPTLGDWLRFPRSSDGPGVWTYGHVPRAAEEPEETPTRQLISGALISLLAGLLLWSLLWNGYLGGFWLWPLYMFTPDSWAGTLPSVVASYVWYAVVAIVLIIGFGRLGRWPELGRRLLSSRPLRVVQPVHTANPAGPEAGGEGDPVRWPELRGVGLAEVAERLEVEAGGGRMNDVDYARIRRAWDSVRVDPSRMRAFADAVRAQGAGACAHPSGARDLPVRAARHDLLARQVLLGTVEDGPRNPYSRRGTALALDPDVLGTSLLAVGPSGTGKTRQLVRPVVESLSLQALAGQAAVVAVGAAGAQLGPDAAFDVVVRVGDTASVYDLDLYGGATDPDEAATLLAEAFVGDVPGIDVRRAATALAQLLGPFRAAHERFPAVPELRELLDGIPTALDALRRDLAGQHAMLRELDARARQHGAPADPGPALADRVALLDRPAFAGFFDTTGQGRPFSLRALEHPIRVRVDLPERGHADASRMLARLLLAQFNAAAAARTDRSLFAFLALDDASHTLTAGTVRGVQRLRSAHAGVLLTLRTLDDVPEELRTPLLGAVGCRMAFSGVTTWDGKRFAEAWGTEWVETRDVTHRTVFADQPLTRLMHSFRKLVTGKAVTTDAVTVRQVERERWSASDLAHAVPPGHAVLSLTSVRGERAAPLLVRLAGTS, encoded by the coding sequence ATGGACACCGACGGCACGCACGACGGACGGGCAACCCGCTCGGACCGCGTCCCGAGACCGGCCGGCCCGCCGCCCCCGGGCCTGCCCCCGAAGCCGTCGCACGCCCCGACCGCCGGCCCGACGCTGGGGGACTGGCTGCGCTTCCCCCGCTCCTCGGACGGGCCGGGCGTATGGACGTACGGGCACGTGCCGCGCGCCGCCGAAGAACCCGAGGAGACCCCCACCCGCCAGCTGATCAGCGGCGCCCTGATCTCCCTTCTGGCGGGGCTCCTGCTGTGGTCGCTGCTGTGGAACGGCTACCTCGGCGGCTTCTGGCTCTGGCCCCTCTATATGTTCACGCCGGACTCCTGGGCCGGAACGCTCCCTTCCGTCGTGGCCTCGTACGTCTGGTACGCAGTGGTCGCCATCGTCCTGATCATTGGCTTCGGACGCCTGGGCCGCTGGCCCGAACTGGGCCGCCGGCTGCTCAGCAGCCGGCCCCTGCGGGTGGTGCAGCCCGTGCACACCGCCAACCCCGCCGGTCCCGAGGCGGGTGGGGAGGGCGATCCTGTGCGGTGGCCGGAGTTGCGGGGGGTTGGGCTTGCCGAGGTGGCCGAGAGGCTGGAGGTGGAGGCCGGGGGCGGGCGGATGAACGACGTGGACTACGCCCGGATCCGGCGGGCGTGGGATTCCGTGCGCGTCGACCCGTCCCGCATGCGCGCCTTCGCCGATGCCGTGCGCGCCCAGGGCGCCGGCGCCTGCGCGCACCCGTCCGGGGCGCGGGACCTGCCCGTGCGGGCCGCCCGGCACGATCTGCTGGCCCGGCAGGTGCTGCTCGGCACCGTCGAGGACGGCCCGCGCAATCCGTACTCCCGCCGCGGCACCGCCCTCGCCCTCGACCCCGACGTGCTCGGCACCTCCCTGCTCGCCGTCGGGCCCTCCGGCACCGGCAAGACCCGGCAGCTGGTGCGGCCCGTCGTCGAGTCCCTCTCGCTCCAGGCACTCGCCGGCCAGGCCGCCGTCGTCGCCGTCGGGGCGGCCGGCGCCCAGCTCGGGCCGGACGCCGCCTTCGACGTGGTGGTCCGGGTCGGCGACACCGCCTCCGTCTACGACCTCGACCTCTACGGCGGCGCCACCGACCCCGACGAGGCCGCCACCCTGCTCGCCGAGGCCTTCGTCGGGGACGTCCCCGGCATCGACGTACGCCGCGCCGCGACCGCCCTCGCCCAGCTCCTCGGGCCGTTCCGGGCGGCCCACGAGCGTTTCCCGGCCGTGCCCGAGCTGCGCGAGCTGCTCGACGGGATCCCCACCGCCCTCGACGCCCTGCGCCGCGACCTCGCCGGGCAGCACGCGATGCTGCGCGAGCTCGACGCCCGGGCCCGCCAGCACGGCGCCCCCGCGGACCCCGGCCCCGCCCTCGCCGACCGGGTGGCGCTGCTGGACCGGCCCGCCTTCGCCGGTTTCTTCGACACCACCGGCCAGGGCCGGCCGTTCTCGCTGCGCGCCCTGGAGCACCCGATCCGCGTCCGCGTCGACCTGCCCGAGCGCGGGCACGCCGACGCCTCCCGGATGCTGGCCCGGCTGCTGCTCGCCCAGTTCAACGCCGCCGCGGCCGCCCGCACCGACCGTTCCCTGTTCGCCTTCCTCGCCCTCGACGACGCCTCGCACACCCTGACCGCCGGAACCGTGCGCGGCGTGCAGCGGCTGCGCTCGGCGCACGCGGGCGTCCTGCTCACGCTGCGCACACTGGACGACGTACCCGAGGAGCTGCGCACGCCGCTGCTCGGGGCGGTCGGCTGTCGGATGGCCTTCTCCGGGGTCACCACCTGGGACGGCAAGCGGTTCGCCGAGGCCTGGGGCACCGAATGGGTGGAGACGCGGGACGTCACCCACCGCACGGTCTTCGCCGACCAGCCGCTGACCCGGCTGATGCATTCCTTCCGCAAGCTCGTCACCGGCAAGGCGGTCACCACGGACGCGGTGACCGTGCGGCAGGTGGAGCGGGAGCGGTGGTCCGCCTCGGACCTCGCGCACGCGGTGCCGCCGGGCCACGCGGTGCTGTCGCTGACCTCGGTGCGCGGGGAGCGGGCGGCGCCGCTGCTGGTCCGCCTGGCCGGAACGTCCTGA
- a CDS encoding PucR family transcriptional regulator — translation MPLTLASLVQHSALKLSVRAGEGRLETPVRWAHVSELADPVPYMEGGELLLITAMKLDAGDPDEMRAYVRRLAAAGVVGIGFAIGVNYEEIPEALVEAARAEDMPLLEVPRRTPFLAISKAVSAALAADQYRAVTAGFEAQRELTRAALSVDGPAELLAKLAAHVHGWAALYDTSGAVVAAAPDWAARRAARLTPDVERLRERPAPASAVVGGSEDRVELQSLGTGRRARGALAVGTAAPLGTAERYAVHSAVALLTLTTERSRSLHDAESRLGAAVLRMLLAGEADHARSVAGDLYGALLEAPFRLIVAEPALAGTAQPEGLALLSDTVESAAARTGETLLVVPEAGRLVILASDGGSAVQACVDHAEALEARRGRDAAGPEPDELVVGLSAPAGPAAVAAALKQADQALAVARRRGRPMVEHEEMAAGSVLPLLADDAVRAFADGTLRALREHDATGRGDLVASLQAWLSRHGQWDAAAADLGVHRHTLRYRMKRVEEILGRSLEDPDVRMELWLALKASPPAA, via the coding sequence ATGCCGCTCACCCTCGCCTCACTCGTCCAGCACTCGGCGCTCAAGCTCAGCGTCCGGGCGGGGGAGGGACGCCTCGAGACCCCGGTGCGCTGGGCCCACGTCAGCGAGCTCGCCGACCCGGTCCCGTACATGGAGGGCGGGGAGCTGCTCCTGATCACCGCGATGAAGCTGGACGCCGGGGACCCCGACGAGATGCGGGCCTACGTGCGCCGCCTCGCCGCGGCCGGCGTCGTCGGCATCGGCTTCGCGATCGGCGTCAACTACGAGGAGATCCCCGAGGCGCTGGTGGAGGCCGCCCGTGCCGAGGACATGCCGCTGCTGGAGGTCCCGCGGCGGACCCCCTTCCTGGCGATCAGCAAGGCCGTCTCCGCCGCCCTCGCGGCCGACCAGTACCGGGCCGTCACCGCAGGCTTCGAGGCGCAGCGCGAGCTGACGCGCGCCGCGCTCTCCGTCGACGGCCCCGCCGAGCTGCTCGCCAAACTGGCGGCGCACGTACACGGCTGGGCCGCCCTCTACGACACCTCGGGCGCCGTCGTCGCGGCCGCCCCCGACTGGGCCGCGCGCCGCGCCGCCCGGCTCACCCCCGACGTGGAACGGCTGCGGGAGCGCCCGGCGCCCGCGAGCGCCGTGGTCGGCGGGTCCGAGGACCGCGTCGAACTCCAGTCCCTGGGCACCGGCCGACGGGCGCGCGGCGCGCTCGCCGTCGGTACCGCGGCCCCGCTGGGCACGGCCGAGCGGTACGCCGTCCACTCCGCGGTCGCGCTGCTCACCCTCACCACCGAGCGCTCGCGCTCCCTGCACGACGCCGAGTCCCGACTGGGGGCGGCGGTGCTGCGGATGCTGCTGGCGGGCGAGGCGGACCATGCGCGGTCCGTGGCCGGGGACCTGTACGGGGCCCTGCTGGAGGCGCCGTTCCGGCTGATCGTGGCCGAGCCGGCGCTGGCCGGGACCGCGCAGCCGGAAGGGCTCGCACTGCTCTCCGACACCGTGGAGTCGGCGGCCGCCCGCACCGGGGAGACCCTGCTGGTCGTCCCGGAGGCGGGCCGGCTCGTGATCCTCGCCTCCGACGGGGGCTCGGCCGTCCAGGCGTGCGTGGACCATGCGGAGGCGCTGGAGGCGCGCCGCGGCCGGGACGCGGCGGGACCCGAGCCGGACGAACTGGTGGTCGGCCTGTCCGCGCCGGCCGGACCGGCCGCCGTGGCGGCGGCTCTCAAGCAGGCCGACCAGGCCCTGGCCGTGGCCCGGCGCCGGGGGCGGCCGATGGTGGAGCACGAGGAGATGGCGGCGGGCTCGGTGCTGCCGCTGCTGGCCGACGACGCCGTACGGGCCTTCGCGGACGGCACCCTGCGCGCGCTGCGGGAGCACGACGCGACCGGGCGCGGCGACCTGGTGGCCTCGCTCCAGGCCTGGCTCTCCCGGCACGGGCAGTGGGACGCGGCCGCCGCCGACCTCGGCGTGCACCGGCACACCCTGCGCTACCGGATGAAGCGGGTCGAGGAGATCCTCGGCCGCTCCCTGGAGGACCCGGACGTCCGCATGGAGCTGTGGCTCGCCCTCAAGGCCAGCCCGCCCGCCGCCTGA